The following proteins are encoded in a genomic region of Arachis stenosperma cultivar V10309 chromosome 4, arast.V10309.gnm1.PFL2, whole genome shotgun sequence:
- the LOC130975261 gene encoding uncharacterized protein LOC130975261, with protein MVVIQTATMSTCQGANLCFLFFREEEPPPSDTLGVLAFDTAKTMCRLVSLYKSLSDVEILKLRRHVIRSKGVTYLNSQQECFLLNLACAERLEDLDHAAATMSRLCTNCTDTGHKSFEVVYANMKSSGAGLDARKLEYGTKNVEKVIEKMERLVSTTRNLYTAMESLSEMELSEKKIQRWRSLRSNHGLMVKVECFDDRIEYHRRQVQHYKQVSLWNQTYDKVVGLMSRIICIVYARICCVFRSLIIAGGRNRRNLENYYCLLIHRELYMSNVNIYNNMDERFKRRRKQQKNNPCLAFKKISAIKFPNRHVPPRAATANGGGGGGGGGGGNGKNNKTILAKNNKVLRLAPPTTVGGSGLSQRYANIILFMDRCMHAPVAIGEEARVALYEMLPERLKMKLKVKLRKQRMEWENCEKGTDSHLKVAAQWRDTVEEVMDWLSPLANDTVRWQTERHLEKQKYDMKPTVLLLQTLHYSDLEKVEEAIVDVLVGLSCIYWYQKEW; from the coding sequence ATGGTCGTCATCCAAACCGCCACCATGTCTACGTGTCAAGGGGCGAACCTCTGCTTCCTCTTCTTCCGTGAAGAGGAGCCACCGCCGTCCGACACCCTCGGCGTACTCGCCTTCGACACAGCCAAGACCATGTGTCGCCTCGTCTCCCTCTACAAATCCCTTTCCGACGTGGAAATCCTTAAACTCCGTCGCCACGTCATCAGGTCCAAAGGGGTAACCTACCTGAACTCACAACAAGAATGTTTCCTCCTCAACCTCGCCTGTGCTGAGCGCCTCGAGGATCTAGACCATGCCGCAGCCACCATGTCCCGTCTCTGTACGAACTGCACCGACACGGGGCACAAGAGCTTCGAAGTGGTCTACGCAAACATGAAGAGCTCTGGCGCTGGCTTGGATGCAAGGAAATTAGAATACGGAACCAAGAATGTTGAGAAGGTGATTGAGAAAATGGAGAGGCTTGTTTCCACCACAAGAAACCTCTACACTGCTATGGAATCTTTGTCGGAAATGGAATTGTCCGAGAAAAAGATACAACGGTGGAGATCCTTAAGGTCCAACCATGGCCTCATGGTGAAAGTGGAATGCTTTGATGACAGGATCGAGTACCATAGGAGGCAAGTGCAACATTACAAGCAAGTTTCCCTTTGGAACCAAACATATGACAAGGTTGTTGGCCTCATGTCTCGCATCATCTGCATCGTTTATGCAAGAATTTGTTGCGTGTTTCGGTCTTTGATCATAGCTGGCGGTAGAAATAGAAGGAATCTGGAGAATTATTATTGCCTCCTTATTCATCGTGAGTTATACATGTCAAATGTTAACATATACAATAATATGGACGAACGTTTCAAGAGGAGGAGGAAGCAACAGAAGAATAATCCTTGCCTCGCGTTCAAGAAAATAAGTGCCATCAAATTCCCTAATCGCCATGTTCCGCCGCGTGCTGCTACAGCGAacggtggtggtggtggtggtggaggaggaggaggaaatgGTAAGAATAATAAGACTATTTtagcaaaaaataataaagtctTGAGGCTTGCACCTCCGACCACAGTCGGAGGCTCAGGGCTTTCGCAGCGGTATGCGAACATCATATTGTTCATGGATCGTTGTATGCATGCCCCGGTGGCAATCGGGGAGGAAGCACGCGTTGCACTCTATGAGATGTTGCCAGAAAGGCTGAAGATGAAGTTGAAGGTGAAGTTAAGGAAGCAACGGATGGAATGGGAGAATTGTGAGAAAGGGACGGACAGCCACCTAAAGGTGGCGGCACAATGGCGAGACACAGTGGAGGAGGTGATGGATTGGTTGTCGCCGTTGGCGAACGACACGGTGAGgtggcagacagaaaggcacCTAGAGAAGCAGAAGTACGACATGAAGCCAACGGTGTTGTTGTTGCAAACTTTGCACTACTCAGATTTGGAGAAGGTTGAAGAGGCGATTGTTGATGTGTTGGTTGGGTTGAGTTGTATATATTGGTACCAAAAGGAATGGTAG